The Anomaloglossus baeobatrachus isolate aAnoBae1 chromosome 5, aAnoBae1.hap1, whole genome shotgun sequence genome includes the window AGCAGTTTTCTCATAGAGACCACAGGAGTGCTTGCCAGAGCGAGTATTTCTGTGTATGAGAGTTGGGGGAGATGGCAGTCAGCTGAACAATTGACCGAAGTTCagccaacagccatctaatgtgtaaagCTTAATTACGAGAATGGGATCTGTACTTTGTGGAGTTTCTGATGTTCAGAGAGATGTATTTTCTGtgtaaaacttttcccacattctgaacataaaaatggtctctctcctgtgtgaattctctgatgtttaacaagattatatttagttgtaaaacatttcccacattctgaacataaatatggtcTCACTCCTCTGTGAATTCCCTGATGTTGAACAAGATTCCATTttgttgtaaaacatttcccacattctgaacacagaAATGTCTTCCCCTCACTATGAATTCTTTCATGTTGAACCAGATCTGCCTTGAAGGTAAAACACATTTCACATTCCTgacaagaaaatggcttttcccttCTATGGTTTCTCTGATGCTTGAAAAGATTTGGTTTAGTTGAAAAAAATTTCCCACATTCCAAACAaggaaatggcttctctcctgtgtgaactctCTGATGTTCAACCATGCGCAATTTCTGggtaaaacgtttcccacattccaGACATGAAAATAGATTCTCTCCCGTATGAATTCTCTGATGCTCAATTAGATAAGCTTTCTgcttaaaacacttcccacattctgaacatgaatatggtctcTCATCAatattgtgtataaaatgttttgatTTGCCTTCAACATTTATTTCACGTTTTCCAAGTGGTCGACCCTTTCTAACACTAGGTGTCTGTGAAAAAGCAATAGAACACTGCTCAAAATTAGATGGTGCATCTTCACTGTGAGGCACTGAGGGCATTTCTTCCCTGATGGAGTATTCTCCAGAACTATCATGGACACCATTAAACGTGGACTTCGAATCTGGATATTTAAGACGTCCATCTGAACCTTTTTTGCAGTCATCTGCttggagagaaaaagaaaaacaaaaaaaaagtaaaaatctcaAGTTCTCTCTGTTTTAATACACAAAATAAACTACATAACATTCTGTAACGGTCTCAAATGCAAGTGACATCTCTTAGGGCAGATGGGCACTTCAGGCACTCCAAGAACACAGGCCACACTATCCAAGCTTAATGCAATTGGCCAGTTGTATATGCTTCTAATGCAGTTCTGTAGAAATAAAAATACAAAGAATGCAAAAGAAAATCCTAGGCCATTTGGCTGTTATCTATACATATAAATGGGCATGGTGCTCAACATCCCAGACAAACAATTACATAGAAAACATCTTTTTTTTCACTGTTGGTTTAATAATCTGCATTTTATAACACTGGACTACAGTTAAAACAAAAAATATTCTGCTGATCTACTGTAAGTATTATTGCTGATTTTACCCAAAGGAAAGGTGCTAATTCCCAGTTATGAAACTAAAAAATATGCCTTACGTCAAATGTTTTCACAAATGAGAAATGTTTGCTTAAAGGTTTTAAAGATGAATATCAGCGGTAATATATTCTGAAGATGCGATAGCAAGTAATATGTAGGTTTTATTCAAAAAACAAGTTATCATGTAACCAAGAGAGTAATCGTTGTGTAAATTGTAATTGTTGGGGAGAAATGTTCTAGTTTTCGATGCTCTGGAATAGTTCTGATCAGGGTTGTGACGCTGTAAACAGCATCAGACGTCTGCCATCATGTTTTTGTTCTGCTGTGATATCTATGTTCCACGGTCCTGATGTCTGGGTGAAAGGGTTCACCTTGTTCTTCACTCATAGCTCCAAGATTTGGAAGGAAAGTAGTTGAGATGGCTATGATGGAAATGCAATTTGACACTCATGTTTGCTCCTTTGTTTTGGTTTTGTAAAATAATCACAAATGTAGCAGAATATATCAGGATCATTCCTGCACCGTCCACGAACCGCTCAAGTGCCAAATATTCAACAAAACAGTTTTTAACATAGTTCAATTTGCAGTGACTTGTGAGCCTCTTGAATGACTGAATGCTGCCGTCTGTATTCACACTGCTTTATATAGCTATAACATTCCGACATCGGCAGCTTGCAACCGATTAAGCAGTCTCCTATTAGTTATACCGATTACATATTCAGTATTTCTTTCTGCATATTCAGCATATCTGAATAATATAAATAATTTATGGTATTAATGTAACAGTTGCTTAATAAACAGCGTTTTGCGGAGCAAAAAGGAAGTAACTGGAGGAAACGGATGTGATTTTTGGATTTAGCACAACAAAATTCATAAAGATCACGTTATCTTGTCATCAGCCAAATTAATGCAGAGCAGAGTAATCATTCCATCTCTTGTAATAGGATTTACTGCTCCTATCAATGACTTTCTGGTGAGCTTGTGATAGATTTGTGGTTATATGCAGCAGCCATCTGAGGAGGTAGAGCTGCACTAGAGAAGGACAAAACAGCAGTCTGCAACAATGAGGAGATAGGTGATTTAGCTAAGCAGTAGCCAGTTACAACTCACAGCACTAAATGCAACTACTTAAAAGAGgatcaaccagcaggattttgctatgaggtaaaggcagtgccatactggcgctaaaATGATGAATGCTGGCATATATGTTATAGAAAGGTCccatgcttggttgattaaatatctttaatcaaagttgcagaaatgcagtgCACTTTGATTGATGCGTGCAACATGagcaggcctttgtgggtcgggtcctcatgTTTATTCATCCTCCCGGCTTGCCCCCTTTCTGTATTTGAATATCGTGCTGCCATTGCTGTTACTGGCGGCACGTGAACATTGCCACAATACTCaaatcttcattaaaatggcgctagAGTCCGCGCATGTGCGTACTATGATCtctagtgccattttattgaacacactgcggtgaagactgaGAAGaatcggcgtgtgcgcagatgtaaAGATGAAAAAAATCTGCGCACGCTACGATGCTTCTCATGATCAAATTCACTACCTGTAAATTATCATTCAGTTCCAACTAAACCAGGGGCGCACAAGCTTCTTTGGTCCAAAAGCTACATTGTCAGCTTGTACCATCCCGATGGGACATAAGAAAACATCAAACAGAAATATCTAATAGGTGCTGATTCCATTTTTAGGACCCCCCCTATCAGGACTATAGCGGTCCTATTCTTTCCCGTTCGCAATCCAGAAAGGTGGAGACCAGAGATTCAGCTTTCTCTATTGTCGTTTATGGAGATGCCGACAGTCAATTGTTCCCCTTCTGCTATAACTGCAATAGTTATAGCGGTACTCACATACAGCCACTTCTTTACTTCACCTGCTCCTTACCATAAGGATGACATGATCACAAACATAGCCATAGAGGGCAGAATAGTTACCCCTCTCTGCAGTGATACACAACACTTCTCTGCTCCCTAACATGGAAAATCCATACGAGGAGACACCACACAGTGTCAGGTGTGTCTGtgaccagacagctgagggctgcagagaAAGTCATTGAGGGCCGCAAGTTGTGCACCCCTACACTAAATTCACCTCATCCATTGTAATTACAGCACTATAATGGTTCATACACCCATCCATCATTTCATTTATGTTCCCCTCCTCTAAGCATGTCATGGGAAATAGGAGGGCCTTGGACTAAAAAAAAGACGAGGAATTAGTTGGGGCATACCATGGGGAGGGCTGGTGCAATCTGCAATAACAACGGGTCAATTGTGCCCCACATGTACCTCTAGGCAAAGAAGTGTCTGGAGTAAGGAATATTGTTGTTCTAGTGACTCAAATGGATCATGTACAGTATATTTGTTATTTACGGTTTCCTTTTTTCCGGTTGTTTGTTGGTTCTCACTCACCTGAACCGATATCTGTAGGAATTTCCTCCTTGCTATATTGCTGATCACACCAGACATATTCCTCTTCTTCTAAAACAACTTCAACTTTAATATCAGTCTGATCTGTGCCCTATATCAACGGTAAAACAATGTGCAATTCAAAACACCAGTGGAGAAGTTTAGTGTAAAACACATAAAATAAAAGATGATTTCAGTGGCTCCTGTAAAACTGTAGGGACCTCCATgcctaagagagttaaggcagttcttgaaaataattgtgaccacacaaaatattgacactttgggcacagtcACAATTTGATAattgtcacttaggggtgtactcacttttgttgccagtggtttagacattaatggttgtgtgttgagttatttaaagggcacgccaaatttacactattatactagctgtacactgactactttacattatattaaggtgtcatatcttcagtgttgtcccatgaaaatatatcagTGTTTCTTCTATTTCCAACCAGATGTTGGTTCTCCACTTGAAATATTCCAAAGAGCATAAGAAGTCAGATGTGGACACTGCTCGCAGAAAACATCCCGAAGTCCAGGAGTATAGTGAAGATATTTTTGGTCTATGTTTTGGCACTGAACTAGTGTGTTCACCAAGCCGGATAACAACACTGGATCAATGCTGGAACATGTAGGCAAAATATTGTCAAGAATGAATATCCTCATTGTTGACTGTCACAAGCGTGCAACTTTAGCTTCATGTCTTTATGGGAATTTTTCAAATTTGACATGTCACAGGTAAAATGTTTGGAATTATTTTACTTATCCAAGTAATTCCCACCTTATTTCCATATAAAAATTATATTACCCCACCCTACAGGCTACAGTGATCGCGTATTTGGTCACTTAAAGTACATCCCACGTGTCCTTATATTTGCCTAACAACTACTTTTTGCTACCTATTTCCCCATATTCACCTTTTCCAAAGTATTTTCTTAAGTAGCAATTTAGGAATTCCTATGGTTTTTATGCCTTATGATACATGATTTGCAGAAATACAGAAACATGTAACAGGATGCAGCCATAGCAGTTAACCACGAAGTGGCGGCTACCATGATGCTGCAGTGGGTGCACCATATTTTCCCACTAACTCCCAAGAAAAAGAGGGCATTTTGAGGATTCAGTACTGCAGTCTTTCATAAACTAAATCTGCACTTTAACTCCATATGTTGCCCTCTTATATCTTAAGTATTAACTTTTTAAAATGTGTCAGGGGTTCACCTAAAGAAATGTACTTCTCATGGGTGAACGCTTACGCAAGCTTATCTGTAACATAATAGATCATTGGCCAAAATTTTACATAGGTTGTGTAAGATGGCCATTGGTGAAATCCTGGAGGGTAGATATTTTTAACTGAGGTTGTCAGCCTCAGTGATGTgaaccaaaatgcatcaggcttgtttagctgTTCTGTTGCATAAGTCTGACCATGAATTTTATGCTGAGGACACCAGAGAGTTTTCTTcccatgactcttccatgaagaccatatttgtgcaggtgtctctaaaTAGAAGAATCATGTacaacaactccagagtctgctaaatcttcgtgaaggtcttttgcagtcagaggCGGGGGCTATGTTTTGCCATTCTAGCAATCTGACGATCAGTTCTCACAGAATTTTTGTTTGATCTTCTAGACCTTATCttaacctccactgttcctgtaaactgccatttcttaattacattttgagctGAGGAAAGGTCAATTTGAAACACCAAGATTACTTACCGTTAGccgttttttccagaacccatgacagcaccacgtgagagaaggatccgcacagcgaggacaggaaacctttctgaaataaaagggcggtacctctccacttcgtcagttgattaccgagaattgagAGGACCTCTAACAAATCGTTAGAACTTAACTCCCCCACCAActataacacacacatgcacagccaGAACAGTGCACACCAAGGGTGagaaagggagggattatatgggtgctgtcatgggttccggAAAAAAACgtctaccggtaagtaaccttggtgtttttccttcacccatgacagcaccacgtgagagattttcAGAGAACCACTTGTTTAGGGAGGGATCACCACCTCAAGCACCCTTCTACCAAACGAAAGATCCGccgaggaggatagatccaacCGATAGTGTCGGAAGAAAGATtgtgaggaccaggtagcggccctatAAATCTGGTCAATAGATAACTGCGCCTTTTCAGCCCAGGAGGTTGACACCGCTCTGGTGGAATAAGCCCGAATGTCCACAGGAACAGTCGCACCAGTAGCTGagtaggctaaggggtactttgcatgctgcgacatagctagccgatgatagcgatggcgagcgcgatagtacccgcccccgtcgcacatgcaatatcttgtggtagctgccgtacctaacattatcgctacggcagcttcacacgcacttacctgctctgcgacgtcgctctggccggcgacccgtctccttcctaagggggcgggtcgtgcggcatcacagcgacgtcacacggcaggcggccaatagaagcggaggggcggagatgagcgggacgtaaacatcccgcccacctccttccttccgcatagccggtggacgcaggtaggagatgttcttcgctcctgcggcttcacatacagcgatgtgtgctgccgcaggaacgaggaacaacatcgtatctcctattggtgcgacattatgaaaatgtccgacactacacagatcaccgattttctacgcttttgcaatcgtttatcggtgcatctaggctttacacgttgcgacatcgttactgtgcgtcacttttgatttgaccccgacgatatcgcagtagcgatgtcgcaatgtgcaaagtacccctaaatcaatggcctccctaatccacctagcaaTAGTGCTCTTTGATACCCCCAGACCCTTTGTACAACCCTGAAAAACTATGAATAAGGATTGCGTTTTCCTCACCGTATGTGTCACAGAGATGTATTGAAGGAGGGTCCTACGCACATCTAACGAGTGAAACCTGCGTTCCCCAGAATTAATGGGATTGATGCAAAATGAGGGTAGAACTATTTCTTGCGACCTATGAAAACGAGAGGTGACCTTTGGGAGATGAGCCGGGACTGGTCGTAAAATAACCCTATCATCGAAGACTTGAGTGTAGCGCTGTACTAGCGATAAGGCCTGTAAATCACTAATTCTACGAGCTGATGTTAATGCAACTAGCAAAATTGTTTTTAACGTTAGTAACTTCTGGGAGAGCTCTGTAAGGGGCTTAAAGGGAGGACCAGTGAGGGCATCCAAAACTCAATTTAGGTCCCATGGTGGAACTTTAGGTATGACTACTGGTTTAGTCCTATCACATACTGTTATAAACCTTTTAACCCACTTGTTGGCTGCTAGGTTACAATTGTATAAGGCCCCTAAGGCACAAACGTGAACATTGAAAGGGTTTACTGCAAGTCCTAGGTCAAACCCTTTCTGTAAGAATTCTAAGATGTATACAATAGCAGCCTCCGTACACAGGGGACTATTTGTGAATGTCAGGAATTTATGCCACACTCTCCCGTAGATTTTTGTGGTAACTGGCTTACGGCTCTTCAGCAATGTAGAGATTAGGTCAGGGGAAAACCCTTTGCTCCTCAACAGTGACCTCTCAAATTCCAAGCTGTCAAATAGAACGCCTTCTCCTGTGCATGGAATACTGGCCCCTGCACTAAAAGGTCCGGAACCTCCGACAGAACCCAGGGATCTGTGACCAACATTGCCAGGAGAGAAAACCATGGTCTTTTGGGCCAGAAAGGGGCAATAAGAAGAACCCTTGCCTGATCTTCCCTGATTTTCTGTAGAGCTGTCGGCAGCATGATGATTGGGGAAAAGGCATAAGCCAGTTTGAAGGTCCATGGAACCTGTAGTGCGTCCACGGCAAAGGGCTGGTCCGACGGGTTTAACGAACAGAACTGCACTACCTGACTGTTCAGTCTGGTGGTAAATAGGTCTATCTGTGGTGTGTCCAATAGAGTCACTATCTGTCGAAAAATCCGGGGATTCAAGGACCTTTCTCCTTGTTGCAGTCGATGGCGACTGAGGTAATCTGCTGTGGTATTCAGATGACCCCGTATATGTAGagctgagagagagaggagattcTGCTCTGCCCAGTGAAAAAGTCTGTAAGATACATGCATGagggatggggaccttgtgcccccttgGTGGTTTATG containing:
- the LOC142311128 gene encoding gastrula zinc finger protein XlCGF66.1-like isoform X2; this translates as MANSILNFTLEIIYLLTGEEYAAVKTSSECVTPSNHGHESGERGKCQSPKIKPPPNSLIYDSNTAQKILELTNKIREVLTAEVPIKCQDVPFSMEEWEYVEDQKDLYRDVMMEDHQPLIPTDGSNRQNKRKKCPRPLYSKEDPEKIHQGTDQTDIKVEVVLEEEEYVWCDQQYSKEEIPTDIGSDDCKKGSDGRLKYPDSKSTFNGVHDSSGEYSIREEMPSVPHSEDAPSNFEQCSIAFSQTPSVRKGRPLGKREINVEGKSKHFIHNIDERPYSCSECGKCFKQKAYLIEHQRIHTGENLFSCLECGKRFTQKLRMVEHQRVHTGEKPFPCLECGKFFSTKPNLFKHQRNHRREKPFSCQECEMCFTFKADLVQHERIHSEGKTFLCSECGKCFTTKWNLVQHQGIHRGVRPYLCSECGKCFTTKYNLVKHQRIHTGERPFLCSECGKSFTQKIHLSEHQKLHKVQIPFS
- the LOC142311128 gene encoding oocyte zinc finger protein XlCOF8.4-like isoform X1 — translated: MANSILNFTLEIIYLLTGEEYAAVKTSSECVTPSNHGHESGERGKCQSPKIKPPPNSLIYDSNTAQKILELTNKIREVLTAEVPIKCQDVPFSMEEWEYVEDQKDLYRDVMMEDHQPLIPTDGSNRQNKRKKCPRPLYSKEDPEKIHQGTDQTDIKVEVVLEEEEYVWCDQQYSKEEIPTDIGSADDCKKGSDGRLKYPDSKSTFNGVHDSSGEYSIREEMPSVPHSEDAPSNFEQCSIAFSQTPSVRKGRPLGKREINVEGKSKHFIHNIDERPYSCSECGKCFKQKAYLIEHQRIHTGENLFSCLECGKRFTQKLRMVEHQRVHTGEKPFPCLECGKFFSTKPNLFKHQRNHRREKPFSCQECEMCFTFKADLVQHERIHSEGKTFLCSECGKCFTTKWNLVQHQGIHRGVRPYLCSECGKCFTTKYNLVKHQRIHTGERPFLCSECGKSFTQKIHLSEHQKLHKVQIPFS